One segment of Gemmatimonadota bacterium DNA contains the following:
- a CDS encoding dihydrodipicolinate reductase translates to MSLRLALVGDGRMSRALAALAPAEGHRIVTVIAGDENAGGAALTAARLAGVDVALEFTAPAAAAGNLLRLAALGVPTVTGTTGWLDRLPEVQAAVTSHRAALLHAANFSVGVQLFLRTARTLAAQFAGRPGFGAWVEETHHAQKRDAPSGTARALAAALRAGDPAREFPVTSIRAGHVPGTHTVAYDAPYETIRFTHEARGREVFAAGALAAAAWLVGREGVYTFDQMLFGEAP, encoded by the coding sequence ATGAGCCTCCGCCTGGCGCTGGTGGGAGACGGCCGGATGTCCCGGGCCCTCGCCGCGCTGGCGCCGGCGGAGGGACACCGGATCGTGACCGTCATCGCCGGGGACGAGAACGCCGGGGGCGCGGCGCTCACCGCGGCGCGGCTGGCCGGGGTGGACGTGGCGCTCGAGTTCACCGCCCCCGCGGCCGCGGCCGGCAACCTGCTCCGCCTGGCGGCGCTCGGGGTGCCGACGGTCACCGGCACCACCGGGTGGCTCGACCGGCTGCCGGAGGTGCAGGCCGCGGTCACCAGTCACCGCGCGGCGCTGCTCCACGCCGCCAACTTCTCCGTGGGCGTGCAGCTCTTCCTGCGCACCGCCCGGACGCTGGCGGCGCAGTTCGCGGGGCGGCCGGGCTTCGGCGCCTGGGTGGAGGAGACCCACCACGCGCAGAAGCGGGACGCTCCCTCAGGCACCGCGCGGGCGCTGGCGGCCGCCCTGCGCGCCGGGGACCCAGCGAGGGAGTTTCCGGTCACCAGCATCCGCGCCGGCCACGTGCCGGGGACGCACACCGTGGCGTACGACGCGCCGTACGAGACCATCCGCTTCACCCACGAGGCGCGCGGGCGCGAAGTGTTCGCCGCCGGGGCGCTGGCGGCGGCGGCGTGGCTGGTGGGGCGCGAGGGAGTCTACACGTTCGACCAGATGCTCTTCGGGGAGGCACCATGA
- a CDS encoding 4-hydroxy-tetrahydrodipicolinate synthase translates to MTTTLGGCGTALVTPFAPDGSVDVEALRKLVAWQVEEGIDFLVPCGSTGEAQTLSAEERMLVVRTVVEAAAGRVPVMAGATHNDTREAVAEARRMSGLGVTWLLSATPYYNKPTPEGLVQHFTAIADAASVPVCLYNVPGRTAVNLRPDTVLRLAEHPNIIGIKESSGDLPQVQHLLLGRPEGFAVLSGEDNLTLAILAAGGDGLISVAGNEIPALMTRLVQLGRRGRMAEARELFYQALPLLEANFLETNPAPVKAALAAMGRIGNRLRLPLVPLSEQRRAPLLAALREAGVEPAGAVAP, encoded by the coding sequence ATGACGACCACGCTCGGGGGATGCGGGACGGCGCTCGTGACGCCGTTCGCGCCGGATGGCTCGGTGGACGTCGAGGCGCTCCGGAAGCTCGTGGCCTGGCAGGTGGAGGAGGGCATCGACTTCCTGGTCCCCTGCGGCTCCACCGGCGAGGCCCAGACCCTCTCCGCCGAGGAGCGGATGCTGGTGGTGCGCACGGTGGTGGAGGCCGCCGCCGGCCGGGTGCCGGTGATGGCGGGCGCCACCCACAACGACACCCGCGAGGCCGTGGCCGAGGCGCGGCGGATGAGCGGGCTCGGGGTGACGTGGCTGCTCTCCGCCACGCCGTACTACAACAAGCCCACGCCCGAGGGGCTGGTGCAGCACTTCACGGCCATCGCCGACGCCGCCTCGGTGCCGGTCTGCCTCTACAACGTGCCCGGGCGGACGGCGGTGAACCTGCGGCCGGACACGGTGCTCCGGCTGGCGGAGCACCCGAACATCATCGGCATCAAGGAATCCTCGGGCGACCTGCCCCAGGTGCAGCACCTGCTGCTGGGGCGGCCGGAGGGGTTCGCGGTGCTCTCGGGCGAGGACAACCTGACGCTGGCGATCCTGGCCGCCGGCGGCGACGGCCTCATCTCGGTGGCGGGCAACGAGATCCCCGCGCTGATGACGCGGCTGGTGCAGCTGGGCCGGCGGGGCCGCATGGCGGAGGCCCGCGAGCTGTTCTACCAGGCGCTGCCGCTGCTCGAGGCCAACTTCCTCGAGACCAACCCGGCGCCGGTCAAGGCGGCGCTGGCGGCGATGGGCCGGATTGGGAACCGGCTCCGCCTGCCGCTGGTGCCGCTCTCCGAGCAGCGCCGCGCGCCGCTGCTCGCGGCGCTGCGGGAGGCCGGCGTGGAGCCGGCGGGCGCGGTGGCGCCGTGA
- a CDS encoding 2,3,4,5-tetrahydropyridine-2,6-dicarboxylate N-succinyltransferase has translation MSGDLEARIGAFAAGVPAGAEAEARAAFQELKVALNAGTVRAAVRGADGAWRAQPWVKAGILLGFRLGVVTPMALGSPFPFFDKDTWPLRPMTLGDGVRIVPGGSAIRDGCHVAAGVVIMPPAFINVGAYVDTGTMVDSHALVGSCAQVGKRVHLSAAAQVGGVLEPVGALPVILEDDVLVGGNCGVYEGTIVREGAVLAPGTILTAGTVVFDLVRNTRYRRDGDRPLEIPAGAVVVPGSRPVSSGPGQALGLALYAPVIIKYRDEKTDTAVRLEELLR, from the coding sequence GTGAGCGGGGACCTCGAGGCACGGATCGGGGCGTTCGCCGCCGGGGTGCCGGCCGGCGCGGAGGCCGAGGCGCGCGCCGCCTTCCAGGAGCTCAAGGTGGCGCTCAACGCCGGCACCGTGCGCGCGGCGGTGCGCGGCGCCGACGGCGCCTGGCGTGCCCAGCCCTGGGTCAAGGCCGGCATCCTGCTCGGCTTCCGGCTCGGCGTGGTCACGCCCATGGCGCTCGGCAGCCCGTTCCCCTTCTTCGACAAGGACACCTGGCCGCTCCGCCCGATGACCCTCGGCGACGGGGTGCGGATCGTGCCCGGGGGCAGCGCCATCCGCGATGGCTGCCATGTGGCGGCGGGGGTGGTGATCATGCCACCGGCGTTCATCAACGTCGGCGCCTACGTGGATACCGGGACCATGGTCGACAGCCACGCGCTGGTGGGCAGCTGCGCGCAGGTGGGCAAGCGGGTGCACCTCTCGGCCGCGGCCCAGGTGGGCGGGGTGCTGGAGCCGGTGGGGGCGCTGCCGGTGATCCTCGAGGACGACGTGCTGGTGGGCGGCAACTGCGGGGTCTACGAGGGGACGATCGTCCGCGAGGGCGCGGTGCTGGCGCCGGGGACCATCCTGACCGCGGGCACCGTGGTGTTCGACCTGGTGCGCAACACCCGCTACCGCCGCGACGGCGACCGGCCCCTCGAGATCCCCGCCGGCGCGGTGGTGGTGCCGGGGAGCCGCCCGGTGTCGAGCGGGCCGGGGCAGGCGCTGGGGCTCGCGCTCTACGCCCCGGTGATCATCAAGTACCGCGACGAGAAGACCGACACGGCGGTGCGGCTGGAGGAGCTGCTGCGGTAG